One genomic region from Sphingobacterium multivorum encodes:
- a CDS encoding dihydroorotase, whose amino-acid sequence MSSILIKSAQLVNEGKVEVADVYISNGRIEMIAQEINHPADQEINAEGLHLLPGLIDDQVHFREPGLTYKADIWHESRAAVAGGTTSFMEMPNTVPNTLTQQLLQDKYDIAAKNALANYSFFMGAANDNLEEVLKTNPRDVCGIKVFMGSSTGNMLVDNEKALEGIFANAPTLVATHCEDEATIKANLALFKEKYGEDGLKIEMHPLIRSEEACYLSSSKAVELAKKHNTRLHILHISTAKEIALFSHDIPLKDKKITAEACIHHLWFSDQDYASKGNFIKWNPAVKTANDRDQILKALLDGHIDVIATDHAPHTMEEKSQPYASAPSGGPLVQHALQALLDMVKAGKMTLEQLVQKSAHNTATLFQIEDRGYIREGYWADLVLVDLNKPYTVSKANILSKCGWSPFEGHTFSSTIEHTFVSGKLAFSNGQLIEKGAGERLLFNR is encoded by the coding sequence ATGTCATCTATTCTTATAAAATCTGCACAACTAGTCAATGAAGGTAAAGTTGAGGTTGCTGATGTATATATCAGCAATGGTCGAATCGAAATGATTGCTCAGGAAATTAATCATCCTGCTGATCAGGAGATAAATGCTGAGGGGCTACACTTGCTACCGGGACTTATCGATGACCAGGTTCATTTTAGAGAACCCGGGTTAACTTATAAAGCGGATATATGGCATGAGAGCCGCGCCGCAGTTGCCGGTGGGACAACCTCCTTCATGGAAATGCCTAATACTGTCCCGAATACGTTGACCCAGCAGTTGCTTCAAGATAAATATGATATTGCAGCAAAAAATGCATTGGCCAATTACTCATTCTTTATGGGGGCGGCTAATGATAATCTTGAGGAGGTGCTTAAAACTAATCCAAGGGACGTCTGTGGTATCAAAGTTTTTATGGGTTCATCTACAGGGAATATGTTGGTGGATAATGAAAAAGCGTTGGAAGGGATCTTTGCGAATGCTCCGACCTTGGTAGCTACGCATTGTGAAGACGAGGCGACGATAAAGGCAAATCTGGCCCTATTTAAGGAAAAATATGGTGAGGATGGATTGAAAATTGAGATGCATCCATTGATTCGTTCTGAGGAAGCCTGCTATTTATCCTCGTCGAAAGCTGTCGAATTGGCAAAAAAGCATAATACACGCTTGCATATCCTTCATATATCAACAGCCAAAGAAATTGCATTATTTAGTCATGATATTCCATTAAAGGATAAAAAAATAACGGCTGAAGCTTGTATCCATCACCTTTGGTTTTCTGATCAGGACTATGCTTCAAAAGGTAATTTTATCAAATGGAATCCAGCTGTAAAAACCGCCAATGATCGCGACCAAATTCTAAAAGCTTTATTAGATGGGCATATCGATGTGATAGCAACAGATCATGCTCCGCATACAATGGAGGAAAAATCGCAGCCCTATGCTTCAGCGCCAAGCGGAGGACCTCTTGTACAGCATGCATTGCAAGCCTTGTTGGATATGGTCAAAGCGGGAAAAATGACCCTGGAACAATTGGTGCAGAAATCTGCACACAATACGGCTACATTGTTCCAAATCGAAGATAGAGGTTACATTCGTGAGGGTTATTGGGCCGATCTTGTGTTGGTCGATCTGAATAAACCTTATACGGTTTCGAAAGCAAATATCCTGTCAAAATGTGGCTGGTCACCATTTGAGGGACACACATTTAGCTCGACGATTGAACATACTTTTGTATCAGGTAAACTTGCTTTCTCCAATGGGCAACTTATTGAGAAAGGTGCTGGTGAACGTCTGTTGTTCAACCGATAG
- a CDS encoding TlpA family protein disulfide reductase, giving the protein MKKAVFLAVGIVGLMMGCQNKEQFTIAGNVENPGNIKVISLYEGDTKLDSMFFGDNNKFQFIRPASQSRLLSLRIGKNRYDLIASPGETITFKTDLHKDVNDYQVDGSELSKTIQPFAKERNYRDYLQDSLQSVFSKLTANSTAAEIEKIRAEYKSKFAEELRTYTKKAVDFSNKHNDLAGFYAISTLDPEVAENEIITYAEKIKNEFTENRYVTQFKEETQKLKKMAIGQPAPELTSFTPSNKEVKLSSFKGKYTLVDFWASWCMPCRQENPNLVRLYHTYHAKGFDILSVSFDDNPGSWMRAIEDDKLTWTHVSDLKAWSSPVVIDYRVKALPTSYILDPNGIIIAKNLRGEELEAFLKKTIK; this is encoded by the coding sequence ATGAAAAAGGCAGTTTTTTTAGCAGTAGGGATCGTTGGTTTGATGATGGGTTGCCAAAATAAAGAGCAGTTTACCATCGCTGGAAATGTCGAAAATCCTGGTAATATCAAAGTTATTTCATTATATGAAGGTGATACCAAGCTGGATTCTATGTTTTTTGGCGATAATAACAAATTTCAGTTCATACGACCTGCTAGCCAATCCAGACTGTTGTCTTTGCGTATCGGTAAAAATCGGTATGATTTGATTGCTTCTCCGGGGGAGACGATCACATTTAAGACAGATCTTCACAAAGATGTAAATGATTATCAGGTGGATGGTTCTGAATTGTCAAAGACGATACAGCCTTTTGCCAAAGAGCGAAATTATCGCGATTATCTACAGGACTCCTTACAGTCGGTGTTTTCTAAGCTAACAGCCAATTCAACAGCAGCTGAGATCGAAAAGATTCGTGCTGAATATAAATCAAAGTTTGCTGAAGAATTGCGTACATATACAAAAAAAGCCGTCGATTTCTCTAATAAACACAATGATCTTGCAGGTTTTTATGCGATCTCTACCTTAGATCCCGAAGTCGCCGAAAATGAAATCATTACCTATGCAGAGAAAATAAAAAATGAATTTACGGAGAACAGATATGTGACACAGTTTAAAGAGGAGACCCAAAAGCTGAAAAAAATGGCAATTGGGCAACCTGCTCCCGAACTGACTTCATTTACGCCTTCCAACAAAGAGGTAAAATTGTCCAGTTTTAAAGGTAAATACACTTTAGTGGACTTTTGGGCTTCGTGGTGTATGCCTTGTCGTCAGGAGAACCCCAATCTCGTTAGGTTGTACCATACTTACCATGCTAAAGGCTTTGATATACTCTCCGTTTCATTTGACGATAATCCAGGTTCGTGGATGCGTGCTATCGAAGATGACAAGTTGACTTGGACACATGTATCAGATTTGAAAGCTTGGAGCTCACCCGTTGTTATTGATTACCGTGTGAAAGCCTTGCCTACCTCCTATATTCTCGATCCGAACGGCATTATTATAGCAAAGAATTTGCGCGGAGAGGAGCTGGAGGCATTTTTGAAGAAAACAATTAAGTAG
- the alaS gene encoding alanine--tRNA ligase — translation MTSREIRQAFLDFFKSKGHQIVPSAPVVVKNDPTLMFTNAGMNQFKDLFLGEAPIKFPRVADTQRCLRVSGKHNDLEEVGIDTYHHTLFEMLGNWSFGDYFKKEAIAWAWELLTEVYKLDKDRLYVTIFEGDAKEGLERDMEAFDFWKEWIGEDRILLGNKKDNFWEMGETGPCGPCSEIHFDMRSAEERRQTSGQSLVNADHPQVIEIWNLVFMQFNRLKDGSLQSLPAKHVDTGMGFERLVRCIQGKTSNYDTDVFTPTIDFISGKSGIKYGIDEKSDIAMRVVSDHIRAVSFAIADGQLPSNNKAGYVIRRILRRAVRYAYTFLGFKTPFINELVPVLASQFAGVFDELIQQQDFVQKVILEEEVSFLRTLSTGVQRFENYVEDHSVINGDFAFELYDTYGFPIDLTELLAREKGLTVDMEGFNQALQIQKDRSRAATAIDTGDWVVVNDDEGFEFVGYDTLTAVTEVIKYRKVVAKNKEQFQLVLSVSPFYAEGGGQVGDSGELVSEETGEKIYITDTKKENGLFVHFTNKLPLELKGTFVAQVDKTKRIDTENNHSATHLLHAALKQVLGSHVNQKGSLVNADILRFDISHFAKMTDEEIKQVEDIVNAKIRENIPLKEERNVPYQQALDSGVTALFGEKYGDFVRVITFEDQYSKELCGGTHVKATGQIGFFKIVSESAVAAGVRRIEAITGTRSASVIREHFELVHHLKELMNNPKDFVSALGKIIDENGALKKEVEKSITEKSLALKSDLEAKIQQVGSINFLSTIVDLPNAEAVKTLAYAVKGAVNNLFLVIGAEFEGKPSLTVVISDELAKEKGLNASHIVRDLAKDIQGGGGGQPFFATAGGKNPAGLKFAIERAIDFLK, via the coding sequence ATGACAAGTAGAGAAATTCGTCAAGCCTTTCTGGACTTTTTTAAAAGTAAAGGGCATCAGATAGTACCTTCGGCACCAGTAGTTGTAAAAAATGACCCTACATTAATGTTTACCAATGCGGGGATGAATCAATTCAAAGATTTGTTTCTTGGTGAAGCACCCATCAAATTTCCACGTGTTGCCGATACACAACGTTGTTTGCGTGTTTCCGGCAAACACAATGATTTGGAAGAAGTAGGGATTGATACCTATCACCATACATTGTTTGAGATGTTAGGAAATTGGAGCTTTGGTGATTACTTTAAGAAAGAAGCTATTGCTTGGGCCTGGGAACTGTTGACAGAAGTATATAAGTTAGACAAGGATCGTTTATATGTAACTATTTTTGAAGGGGATGCAAAAGAAGGTTTAGAACGTGATATGGAAGCTTTCGATTTCTGGAAAGAGTGGATTGGCGAAGATAGAATTCTCCTTGGAAACAAAAAAGATAACTTCTGGGAAATGGGCGAGACAGGACCTTGTGGGCCTTGTTCCGAAATTCACTTCGATATGCGCAGTGCAGAAGAGCGTAGACAAACTTCAGGACAGAGTTTGGTCAATGCAGACCACCCTCAAGTAATTGAGATCTGGAATCTTGTTTTTATGCAGTTTAATCGCTTGAAAGATGGTTCGCTTCAGTCATTACCAGCTAAACATGTTGATACAGGAATGGGCTTTGAGCGTTTGGTGCGATGCATCCAGGGAAAGACCTCCAATTATGATACAGACGTATTTACACCTACCATTGATTTTATTTCTGGGAAGTCAGGCATAAAATACGGTATAGATGAAAAGTCTGATATTGCTATGCGTGTAGTGTCTGATCACATTCGTGCGGTTAGTTTTGCAATTGCCGATGGTCAATTGCCATCTAATAATAAAGCTGGTTATGTGATCCGTCGTATTTTACGTCGCGCGGTACGTTATGCTTATACATTTTTAGGTTTTAAGACTCCTTTTATCAACGAACTCGTCCCTGTATTGGCATCACAGTTTGCCGGTGTATTCGACGAACTGATTCAACAGCAGGATTTTGTACAGAAAGTAATCTTAGAGGAAGAAGTTTCTTTCCTAAGAACATTGTCTACGGGGGTCCAACGATTTGAAAATTATGTAGAGGATCACAGCGTAATTAATGGTGATTTTGCTTTCGAGCTTTATGATACTTACGGATTTCCGATCGACTTAACTGAATTATTGGCCCGAGAGAAAGGGTTAACGGTTGATATGGAAGGTTTCAACCAAGCACTTCAAATTCAAAAGGATCGTTCTCGTGCTGCCACTGCTATAGATACAGGTGATTGGGTTGTGGTAAATGATGATGAGGGATTTGAATTCGTAGGCTACGACACATTAACTGCCGTTACAGAGGTTATTAAATACCGTAAGGTTGTAGCAAAAAATAAAGAGCAATTCCAATTGGTGCTTTCTGTTAGTCCTTTTTATGCTGAGGGTGGTGGCCAAGTTGGTGACTCTGGAGAATTGGTTTCCGAGGAAACGGGCGAAAAGATTTATATAACGGATACAAAAAAAGAAAATGGTCTATTTGTACATTTTACAAACAAATTGCCATTAGAATTGAAAGGAACATTTGTTGCTCAGGTCGATAAAACCAAAAGAATCGATACCGAAAACAATCACTCGGCGACCCATTTATTACATGCTGCGCTAAAACAGGTGCTAGGAAGCCATGTGAATCAAAAGGGATCATTGGTCAACGCCGATATTTTACGCTTTGACATCTCTCATTTTGCGAAAATGACTGACGAAGAGATTAAACAAGTTGAAGATATTGTCAATGCTAAAATTCGTGAAAATATTCCGCTGAAAGAGGAACGTAATGTCCCTTATCAACAGGCATTAGACTCGGGTGTAACAGCACTATTTGGTGAAAAGTATGGCGATTTTGTTCGTGTGATCACCTTTGAAGATCAATATTCTAAAGAATTATGTGGTGGTACGCATGTCAAAGCAACTGGTCAAATTGGGTTTTTTAAAATTGTTTCTGAATCTGCTGTTGCAGCCGGTGTACGTCGTATTGAGGCAATTACCGGAACTCGTTCAGCTTCGGTTATCCGTGAGCATTTCGAATTGGTGCATCACCTGAAAGAGCTTATGAATAATCCAAAGGATTTCGTTTCTGCATTAGGTAAAATCATCGACGAAAATGGCGCTTTGAAGAAAGAAGTCGAGAAAAGCATTACAGAAAAATCCTTGGCATTGAAGTCAGATCTGGAAGCGAAGATTCAACAAGTTGGATCTATAAACTTCTTGTCCACAATTGTTGATCTGCCCAATGCCGAAGCTGTGAAAACCCTAGCCTATGCGGTTAAGGGGGCGGTTAACAACTTGTTTTTGGTCATCGGTGCTGAGTTTGAAGGTAAACCAAGTTTGACCGTTGTCATATCAGATGAATTGGCCAAAGAAAAAGGGTTGAACGCAAGTCATATTGTTCGTGATTTAGCGAAGGATATCCAAGGTGGCGGAGGTGGTCAACCATTTTTCGCAACAGCTGGAGGTAAGAACCCTGCTGGATTAAAGTTTGCAATTGAGCGCGCAATAGATTTTTTGAAATAA
- a CDS encoding RagB/SusD family nutrient uptake outer membrane protein: MKKLFIASCITISLAISSCSNFLDVTPTNMGDSNSSIQTAADAKVIINGLMSKMANVAYYGRNFPLYADAKGGDFTIASQGRGYDYLYVFNHSASSNPYSGIWTQGFHTLVQINNLLTNIDKLVAAGSTENFNTYKGQALTARALINFDLVRLYGKPYNMDKSSLGIPNVTKVLEYSTQEKRISVEENYKQIVQDLKDAESILPKSKSDGYFNFFANKALQARVYLYMNDYENALKSAQEVIDSKVYTLYSNENWVKSWTGMFGTESILELGVYPNEADAGTSSLGAMFRRKGHGSTAILGNFVAADPFLAKLKKDDTDVRWGVMAYDEVGTTHLGAVYKYSGSTTLSGDKNSAANSTAVNIKVIRLSEVYLIAAEAALLKPSPDKALAANYLNAIRQRSPKLDAATSGTITLDMIADERSKELLGEGHRFFDMMRWNKSITFDDDLGNISTTNRQKTIDRTFFKTILPISLDEMNANPAIANQQNTGY; encoded by the coding sequence ATGAAAAAGCTTTTTATTGCCTCGTGCATAACAATATCATTAGCAATCAGCTCTTGTAGCAACTTTCTGGATGTCACACCGACTAATATGGGTGACTCTAATTCCTCTATCCAAACTGCTGCCGACGCAAAAGTTATCATCAATGGGTTAATGAGTAAAATGGCAAACGTCGCCTACTACGGACGAAATTTCCCGCTCTACGCTGATGCTAAAGGAGGAGACTTTACGATAGCATCTCAGGGTCGCGGTTATGATTATCTTTATGTTTTTAATCATTCAGCCTCTTCTAATCCTTACTCAGGTATCTGGACACAAGGATTTCATACACTTGTACAGATTAATAATCTTTTGACGAATATCGATAAACTAGTCGCTGCCGGTTCAACCGAGAATTTTAATACCTACAAAGGACAAGCATTGACCGCAAGAGCCCTCATCAATTTTGATCTTGTGAGGCTATATGGAAAACCCTACAATATGGATAAATCTTCCCTTGGTATTCCTAATGTGACAAAAGTCCTCGAATATAGTACGCAGGAAAAACGCATTTCTGTTGAAGAAAACTACAAACAAATTGTACAGGATCTAAAGGATGCGGAAAGCATTTTGCCAAAATCTAAATCGGATGGGTATTTTAACTTTTTCGCCAATAAAGCGCTTCAAGCTCGCGTGTACCTTTACATGAACGATTATGAAAACGCGCTAAAATCCGCTCAAGAAGTAATAGACTCCAAAGTTTACACATTATATAGCAATGAAAATTGGGTAAAATCCTGGACAGGTATGTTTGGAACTGAATCTATCTTAGAATTGGGCGTCTATCCGAACGAGGCTGACGCCGGAACAAGTTCATTGGGGGCTATGTTTCGCCGGAAAGGACATGGCAGTACAGCCATATTGGGGAACTTTGTAGCCGCCGACCCTTTCTTGGCTAAACTTAAGAAAGATGACACAGACGTTAGGTGGGGAGTTATGGCTTATGATGAGGTCGGTACCACACATTTAGGTGCAGTCTACAAATACAGCGGTAGTACAACGCTTTCTGGTGATAAAAATTCTGCTGCAAATAGCACCGCTGTCAATATTAAGGTCATCCGGTTATCCGAGGTATATCTTATCGCTGCTGAAGCCGCATTGTTAAAACCGTCGCCTGATAAAGCTCTTGCAGCAAACTACCTCAATGCAATACGCCAGCGCTCACCAAAATTGGATGCCGCAACATCAGGTACGATCACTTTAGACATGATCGCCGATGAGAGAAGTAAAGAACTCCTTGGGGAAGGTCATCGTTTCTTTGATATGATGCGTTGGAACAAATCAATAACTTTTGATGATGATTTGGGCAATATCAGTACAACGAATAGACAAAAAACAATTGATAGAACCTTCTTTAAAACCATCCTTCCTATCTCATTGGATGAGATGAATGCAAATCCAGCTATTGCAAATCAACAGAATACTGGCTACTAG
- a CDS encoding M14 family zinc carboxypeptidase: MKLVKNDLIKAFSLYEERALMHRRFKHGDILPLLENIRSAGYLAVTEIGQSSEGRSIYRLQYGQGPIKILLWSQMHGDEPTATMALFDLFNFFGGKGDGFDAYRNEIASKLTLYFIPMLNPDGTERFQRRTAMDVDMNRDARATATVEGALLKEQAMLLKPDFAFNLHNQNNYYNIPGTNTPVAISLLAPAYDYARNINATRADAMRVIVGINKILQEVVPDAVAKYDDEHTPRGFGDNFQKWGVRTVLIESGAYVGDSEKMIVRKCNFVALLKAFEEIADQSFEQYSITDYDTIPFNDEKLHDVLLRNLTIEQDGTQIVVDIAIRQNEKTIGSDYCVVGVIEDIGDLQDFYGYVDIDAAGLAFAPAKIYLEPFASLADLDDTIVMGLLNKGYAAVIIDKINPDELLHCFPIRVLTKKNVDFSQRLVLGNAADFFLHRKGKIMYALINGYVIDLTKSLQRHYKNQVL; the protein is encoded by the coding sequence ATGAAATTAGTAAAGAATGATTTAATCAAAGCCTTTTCTTTGTATGAAGAAAGGGCTTTGATGCATAGAAGATTTAAACATGGCGATATATTACCGCTATTGGAAAATATCAGGAGCGCTGGGTACCTTGCTGTAACGGAAATTGGTCAATCAAGTGAAGGCCGTTCGATCTATCGGTTACAATACGGTCAAGGGCCAATCAAAATACTTTTATGGTCACAAATGCACGGTGATGAGCCTACAGCGACAATGGCATTATTTGATCTGTTTAATTTCTTTGGAGGTAAAGGTGATGGTTTTGATGCATATCGAAATGAGATAGCATCAAAATTGACCCTATATTTTATTCCGATGCTAAACCCAGATGGTACTGAGCGGTTTCAACGTAGGACGGCAATGGATGTGGATATGAACAGGGACGCTCGGGCTACTGCAACTGTAGAGGGAGCTCTATTGAAGGAGCAAGCCATGTTGTTAAAGCCTGATTTTGCCTTTAACCTGCACAACCAAAACAATTACTACAATATTCCTGGGACAAATACGCCAGTGGCAATTTCCTTGTTGGCCCCAGCTTATGATTATGCGCGGAATATCAATGCAACTCGGGCGGATGCTATGCGTGTAATTGTGGGAATAAATAAGATCCTTCAAGAGGTTGTACCCGATGCGGTCGCAAAGTATGACGATGAACATACACCACGTGGCTTTGGCGATAACTTTCAAAAATGGGGAGTTCGTACTGTTTTAATTGAATCAGGAGCTTATGTAGGTGATAGCGAAAAAATGATAGTCAGAAAATGTAATTTCGTCGCATTGTTAAAAGCATTTGAGGAGATTGCTGACCAATCCTTTGAACAGTATTCGATTACCGATTACGATACGATTCCCTTTAATGATGAAAAGCTCCATGATGTGTTACTGAGAAATTTGACCATTGAGCAGGATGGAACCCAAATTGTTGTTGATATTGCCATTCGGCAAAATGAAAAGACGATAGGATCTGACTATTGTGTAGTTGGGGTAATCGAGGATATTGGCGATCTGCAGGATTTTTATGGTTACGTAGATATAGATGCTGCGGGATTGGCGTTTGCCCCGGCTAAGATTTACCTGGAGCCGTTTGCTTCCTTGGCAGATTTAGATGATACGATCGTTATGGGTTTACTTAATAAGGGATACGCAGCTGTTATTATAGATAAAATTAATCCAGACGAACTTTTACATTGCTTTCCAATCAGGGTATTAACGAAGAAAAATGTTGACTTTTCACAACGATTAGTGTTGGGAAATGCAGCAGATTTTTTCCTTCATAGAAAAGGTAAAATCATGTACGCCTTAATAAATGGCTATGTGATCGATTTGACAAAATCGCTGCAGAGGCACTATAAAAATCAGGTGCTTTAG
- a CDS encoding response regulator transcription factor, with translation MSSSKQKILIVDDEKDILDLIAFNLNREGYQVSTAQNGEEAINVAKQVNPDLIILDVMMPKMDGIEACRIMRAMPEFKSTFMVFLTARSEEYSEIAGFHVGADDYIAKPIKPRALMSRINAILRRNASEESDAAVQDKIEIADLVIDRDSFLVYKGEQKIVLAKKEFELLYLLASKPNKVFTREQILKSIWEDSVVVTNRTIDVHIRKLREKIGDDYVTTVKGVGYKFDKE, from the coding sequence ATGAGTTCTTCGAAACAAAAGATTTTAATTGTTGATGACGAAAAAGATATCTTGGATTTAATTGCATTCAACTTAAATCGTGAAGGTTATCAGGTCTCTACAGCGCAAAATGGAGAAGAGGCAATCAACGTTGCCAAACAAGTAAATCCGGACCTCATCATTTTGGATGTGATGATGCCAAAGATGGACGGAATTGAAGCTTGTCGCATCATGCGCGCAATGCCTGAATTCAAGAGTACATTCATGGTGTTTTTGACTGCTAGAAGCGAAGAGTATTCGGAGATCGCAGGATTTCATGTCGGTGCAGACGACTATATTGCAAAGCCGATCAAACCGCGTGCGCTAATGAGCCGCATCAATGCTATCTTAAGAAGAAATGCTTCCGAAGAGTCAGATGCTGCCGTTCAGGATAAAATTGAAATTGCCGATTTGGTTATTGATCGAGATTCTTTCCTAGTCTACAAAGGGGAACAAAAGATCGTTCTTGCAAAGAAAGAGTTTGAGCTATTATATTTGTTGGCTTCAAAACCGAATAAGGTGTTTACGCGTGAACAGATCTTAAAGAGCATCTGGGAAGATTCTGTTGTTGTGACTAACCGTACAATTGACGTTCACATCCGCAAGCTGCGTGAAAAGATAGGAGACGATTATGTAACCACTGTAAAAGGAGTGGGATACAAATTCGATAAAGAATAG
- a CDS encoding S66 peptidase family protein — protein sequence MEKRAFLKSVALSLLSIPVSGMGLPTGDKNELYGQAALLATRLKLGDTIGLITPAGVLDEEESISIAREIFETQGFKVKEGKHIRSRYGNLAGTDQERIADIHDMFADKTVKAIVCIRGGSGTSRLLDRLDYKLISNNPKILLGYSDITALILALYAKTGLVTFHGAVGISTWTKKLAEAFKAQFVANQPAIFENPKLKGDTIVQTKDRIATIHPGIVEGILLGGNMTVLTGLCGSPYLPDFKDKILFIEEVDEDMERIDRMFCQLKNAGILGVVKGFIFGKCTNCKPSAGYGSVTLDQLFSDYIKPLKIPAYTGAVIGHIAEQFILPVGAKVRVDASLGTIALMEPALRD from the coding sequence ATGGAAAAAAGAGCCTTTCTAAAATCGGTTGCTTTAAGCCTGTTGTCTATTCCTGTATCGGGAATGGGATTGCCAACCGGAGACAAAAATGAATTGTACGGCCAAGCGGCTTTGCTTGCAACGAGGTTAAAATTGGGGGATACCATAGGTTTAATTACACCTGCAGGTGTATTGGATGAGGAAGAGTCCATTAGCATTGCACGTGAAATATTCGAGACACAGGGTTTTAAAGTAAAAGAGGGTAAACATATCCGCAGCCGCTATGGTAATTTGGCCGGTACCGATCAGGAGCGTATTGCCGACATACACGATATGTTTGCAGATAAGACTGTCAAAGCGATTGTCTGTATCAGGGGCGGATCGGGTACTTCGCGCCTTTTAGATCGGCTAGATTATAAACTGATTTCCAATAACCCCAAAATTCTATTGGGTTATTCAGATATAACGGCGCTTATTTTGGCCTTGTATGCCAAGACAGGACTAGTTACATTTCACGGAGCAGTTGGTATCAGCACGTGGACTAAAAAACTTGCAGAGGCTTTCAAAGCCCAGTTTGTTGCCAATCAGCCAGCGATATTTGAGAACCCCAAGTTGAAGGGCGATACGATTGTACAAACTAAAGACCGAATAGCAACAATTCATCCTGGCATAGTAGAAGGAATATTGCTGGGTGGGAATATGACCGTATTGACCGGATTATGTGGTTCGCCTTATCTGCCGGACTTTAAAGATAAAATTCTTTTTATTGAGGAGGTAGACGAGGATATGGAACGTATAGATCGGATGTTCTGCCAATTGAAAAATGCGGGTATATTAGGCGTAGTTAAGGGCTTTATTTTTGGCAAGTGCACCAATTGCAAACCATCGGCTGGGTATGGATCCGTAACACTTGATCAATTGTTCAGTGATTATATCAAACCTTTGAAAATTCCTGCGTATACAGGAGCGGTCATTGGGCATATTGCCGAACAGTTTATTTTACCCGTAGGTGCAAAAGTTCGTGTGGATGCTTCTCTAGGAACAATTGCCTTAATGGAGCCTGCATTAAGAGATTAG